One window from the genome of Solea solea chromosome 2, fSolSol10.1, whole genome shotgun sequence encodes:
- the clybl gene encoding citramalyl-CoA lyase, mitochondrial encodes MAAHMLRAGRRLVPQESSWLLPTAWQLYPEACRHHHHSAGPSLRYIPRRAVLYCPGNDERKLRKLASLDVDCAILDCEDGVALSKKTEARETISRVLAELDLGRTEKCVRVNSVSSGLAEADLQVILHGKVLPPTVMLPKVEDAQEVQWFVDRFQHNLKGQTLTEPIRLVTYVETAVGLLNFKAVCEEIRRLAPKAGLHHDAVVFGSDDFCASIGASRTKDAKELLYARQKVVVTTKAFGLQAIDLVYIDYKDVEGLRLQAREGALMGFTGKQVIHPWQIQPVQEEFSPSPEKIQWAEELIAAFEQHQKEGKGAFAFRGSMIDMPSMKQAQNIAALSKVMPE; translated from the exons GGAGAGCAGCTGGCTCCTGCCCACAGCCTGGCAGTTGTATCCTGAAGCATGCCGTCATCACCATCACTCTGCAGGCCCCTCACTGCGCTACATACCCCGCCGGGCGGTTCTCTACTGCCCTGGCAATGATGAGCGAAAATTGAGGAAACTGGCCTCGTTGGATGTTGACTGTGCCATCTTGGACTGCGAAGATGGCGTAGCCCTGAGCAAAAAG ACCGAGGCCAGAGAGACCATTTCCAGGGTGCTGGCGGAACTGGATCTTGGCCGGACGGAGaaatgtgtgagagtgaactCGGTGTCCAGTGGCTTAGCTGAAGCTGACCTGCAGGTCATTCTGCACGGCAAGGTTCTGCCTCCTACCGTCATGTTGCCCAAAGTGGAAGACGCACAGGAGGTGCAATGG TTTGTTGACAGGTTTCAGCACAACTTGAAAGGACAGACACTGACAGAACCCATTCGCCTGGTCACCTATGTGGAAACCGCTGTGGGCCTGCTCAATTTTAAG GCGGTGTGTGAGGAAATCCGTCGACTTGCTCCCAAGGCTGGTCTTCACCATGACGCTGTAGTGTTTGGCTCTGATGACTTCTGTGCCAGCATAG GTGCCTCGCGGACTAAAGATGCCAAGGAGCTCCTTTATGCCAGGCAGAAGGTGGTTGTGACCACCAAAGCATTTGGGCTACAGGCCATCGACCTGGTCTACATTGACTACAAAGATGTGGAGGGGCTGAGGCTGCAGGCCAGAGAAGGAGCTCTCATGGGCTTCACGG gtaAGCAGGTTATCCATCCATGGCAGATCCAGCCTGTACAGGAAGAGTTCTCCCCCAGTCCGGAGAAGATCCAGTGGGCTGAGGAGCTCATTGCTGCTTTTGAGCAACATCAGAAGGAGGGCAAG GGTGCGTTCGCCTTCCGCGGCAGCATGATTGACATGCCCTCGATGAAGCAGGCGCAGAACATTGCAGCGTTGTCCAAAGTGATGCCAGAGTAA